The nucleotide window TGCATTTTTGGCCACTTAATTTTTTTACCGATTAAACCATTATTGATTTTTTGCATCATACCATCTACAGGAATTTATTAGAGCCTGGTGTGGTTACCGGCTTGCGTATGTAATAGTTTTTGTAATTAGGTTTTGGTTAAAGCGTGGCTTTGTGGCTGCGCTTTTTTGTTGTATAACCGCCGGATTGTATTACTTTTGCAATCCGCAAAAAAATCAGGAGAGGTGTCTGAGTGGTCGAAAGAGCACGCCTGGAAAGTGTGTATACGCCAAAAGTGTATCGAGGGTTCGAATCCCTCCCTCTCCGCAACTTCAAAATTCAATACCAGTCAAACCCACTTAAACTATCATTAAGTGGGTTTTTATTTTTTACATCGGTCAAACTTGTCTGAGTCATAATACGTTTTCTATTTATGGAACAAAGTAGTCGATTAATTCTTTCCCGTTTCTTTTCGGTTCCACCCTCCGCTGTTTTCGATGCCTGGACAAAACCTGAATTGATGAAATCTTGGCTGTTTAAAAGTCTTGACAACCAAATCCTTTCTATAAAAACAGATTTAAAAGTCGGTGGTAAATTTTCAATTTTAGAACTAAATAAAAATGAAAAGGTTGACCATTTCGGCGAATATTTAGAAATAGAAAGACCTAATAAATTAGTTTTTACATTAGAAGTTCCCCGGCATTTTTCCGGAGTAAGCAAAGTATCAATTAAAATAAGAAATAAACAAAACGGTTGTGAACTAATATTTTCGCAATCGGGAATTGACACAAGTAAAACAAAAGAAAGCTGGGAAGTAATGTTTGAAATGTTAAAGGTCGTCACAGATAATTAACAAGAGATAGGAGTAATTAGAATTTAATGTAGGCATGGTAACCGTTTTAAGGCTAATAAGCGATTTAATAATATTATTAAAATCATTACAATTATGCCAACATAAAATTATAGAGGATACACAACAGTGCATGATGGTTAAAAGTATCTTTTTTGTAGATTAGTGGTGTAAAAACCAATTTGATCCGATCAATTAAGAATTTATATTTTTATTGACAACTCGCAAAGCAGTACCCCTTTAAAATAGATCCAAAGGACTTTCAATAATTTGTTTGGTTATTAAAATGCGGGTTATTATTTGTTAATTGACAATAAGCTATAAATCCAATTAAACCTCCTGCTTTTAGCGGCAAGTGCAATTATGAATAATTTCGATAATTATACTGATAGTGACCTGCTTAATATCTTCGTTGAAAATGATGCTGTAGTATTCGGAAAGATTTATAAACGCTACTGGTATAAGTTATTTGTTTTCGGAAACAAACGTTTAAGATGTAAAGAATCATCAGAAGAGATCATACAGAATTAAATGTAAAAGGCTCCCTTGAAGAAAAACGAAAACTGGAAGAGTAGTTATTTGAACGGATTATGCGCGCCATTAATAGGTTTGATGTTGCCAGTCCCAATGAGTTATTAAAGGCGGATCCCAATTTGGAAATTGAGGGCGAAAAAGTTCTTCTGATACAGAAAAATCTGGCAAGCCGTTTTACAGGTGGTTCTGTTGCCGCGTCGCCACCCTTGTCAATTCAATGATCTCTAATGTACCGGGTGAGGAGTTGTTTTCTGTTTTAAGAATAAACAGTGGGCGGCACAGGCATGCAGCTTGTAATTCTTGTGCGTGGTTCCCAAATTATGCCCTGCAGGATCAAGTATCTCACACTCCTCAGCGTCTTTATCCGCCACCTTCAAAACCTGCTCACCTTTGTTGTTGAAATAAAAGCCGTTCTTTGCTGCTTTTCCTAATTTGTTCCCCTTAGCATCGATAACATTGCCTTCGCGGTCTATAAAATATACTTTATTGCCCTTGGCATCGCTTACGATATCATCTTTACTGATATAACCTAATAAGGTACCACCGTGGTCATGTATCTCACCTTTTTTGTTAATGTGAATTTGATTTGCAGCCACTGATCTGGGCTCTGTTTGCGAATACGCAGGTGCAAAACCAACTATAATTAAAGTGGTTATTGCAAATATTAAATAGATTGCCTTTTTCATGATTCTTTTTTAAGCCAAAGTAAAGCGCGGACGGAAGAAAAGGGCTGATAACTGTCAGTTTTAAAAATGATTAACATCACTATCAACACGTTATGTATTTTTTATAATTACTGTGGTTCGCGAGATTCGGTTAATTTTATAAAAACGAAGAAAAATTATATAAAA belongs to Mucilaginibacter boryungensis and includes:
- a CDS encoding SRPBCC family protein, which codes for MEQSSRLILSRFFSVPPSAVFDAWTKPELMKSWLFKSLDNQILSIKTDLKVGGKFSILELNKNEKVDHFGEYLEIERPNKLVFTLEVPRHFSGVSKVSIKIRNKQNGCELIFSQSGIDTSKTKESWEVMFEMLKVVTDN
- a CDS encoding DUF3659 domain-containing protein — encoded protein: MKKAIYLIFAITTLIIVGFAPAYSQTEPRSVAANQIHINKKGEIHDHGGTLLGYISKDDIVSDAKGNKVYFIDREGNVIDAKGNKLGKAAKNGFYFNNKGEQVLKVADKDAEECEILDPAGHNLGTTHKNYKLHACAAHCLFLKQKTTPHPVH